Within Halopelagius longus, the genomic segment GAGACGCACGAGGTGGCCGCAGAGTACCTGGACGGCGGCTACGGCGGCATGGTGACGTTCGGCCTCGAAGCCGGCTTCGAGGCGGCGAAGGGCACCTGCGAGAACGTCGAACTCGCCTCCTTCCTCGCGAACATCGGCGACGCGAAGACGCTCATCATCCACCCCGCCTCCACCACGCACGCGCAGTTGAGCGCCGAGGAACAACGCGCCGCGGGCGTCGGTCCGGACATGCTCCGCCTCTCGGTGGGCATCGAGGACGCGAGCGACGTCATCGCCGACTTAGACGAGGCGATTCGGCGCGCGACGGACGAGGCGACGGGGGCGTGAGGACACCATGAAGACCGACAGCGGAACCATCGACGTGGGGGCGTTCGACTTCGAGTGTGGCGAGGAGATACCGAACCTTCGCGTCGCCTACGAGTCCTACGGCGAGTTCGACGGCGACAACGCCGTCCTCGTCTGCCACGCCCTCACCGGCAGTCAGAACGTCGCGGGGTACGGCTCCGAGACGACCGGACAGGCCCGCGCGTGGTGGAACGACATCGTCGGCCCCGGCAAGGCCGTCGACACGAACGACTACTTCGTCGTCTGCGCGAACGTCCCCGGGTCGTGTTACGGCACCTCCGGCCCGCCGAGCGGCGGCCCCGACGGCGAACCGTACGGGACGGACTTCCCGCCGGTCACCGTCGGCGACTGGACGCGTTCTCAGCGCTTGCTCTTGGACGAACTCGGCGTCGGCCGCCTGCACGCCGTCGTCGGCGGGAGCGTCGGCGGCATGAACGCCCTCGACTGGGCGAAGCGCTACCCCGACGACGTGCGCCGCGTCGCCTCCGTCGCCGCCGCCCCGCGCCTCGACCCGCAGTGTCTCGCCCTCGACGCCATCGCCCGCCGCGCCATCACCACCGACCCGAACTGGAACGGCGGCGACTACTACGACACTTCCGGCGAGGGCGGCGAGGGCGACGAGTCGCGGAACCCCTCGGACGGCGCGCAGGGGCCGACGAACGGCCTCGCCCTCGCGCGGCAACTCGGCCACGTCATGTACCTCTCGAAGTCCTCGATGGAGCAGAAGTTCGGCCGCCGGGCGGCGGGACGGGACGCCACCCGCGACGCGTTCCCGACGGACCCCGCCGCCTCCTTCTTCCCGTACCGCGACGTGGAGTCGTACCTCGACTACCAAGCGGAGAAGTTCGTCGAACGGTTCGACGCGAACTCCTACCTCTACCTCACCCGCGCGATGGACGACTACGACCTCTCGGAGGGGTACGAGGACGACACGCGCGCCGTCGCCGCCTACGAGGGCGAAGCGCTCCTGATGTCCTTTACCGGCGACTGGCACTTCACCACCGAGCAGTCGGAGGCCCTCGCGGAGTCGTTCCGCGACGCCGAGGTGCCCGTCGCCCACCACGTCGTCGAGTCCGACCACGGCCACGACGCCTTCCTCGTGGAACCGGAGAAGGTCGGCCCGCCCCTCCGGGACTTCCTCGATTCGGGCGTCTCGGGCCGGGCGATTCACGACACCGACGAGGAAGAGGAGGTAGACGACGGCCAGCAGTTCGCGCCCGTCCACAACAGCCTGTTTTCGGGGTAAGCGGCCGTCTTCGACCCGAAGGAATTTGTCCGTCTCGGACGACGCCTCGGGTATGCCTCTGCTCCGACTGGCCGGCCGAATCGCGGCGCTCCTTGTCGCTATTCCGGCGTACTACGTCGCGTACCTCCTGCTCACGGACGCCGTCGCCGTCGGCGGCGTCACTGCCGTCGGGGCGGCCGCTCTCGTCGTCGCCCTCGGCGCGACGTATATCGCCCTCATCCCGGACGGATTAGGCGCGCGAACCATCGGCGTCTCGTTCGGCGGCTTACTGGCCGTCGCCGCCATCGTCGTCCTCTCGACGCCGCTTCTGTCCCTCACGCCGTTCGTCGGACTCGCCGTCGGCGCAGTCGGTCTGGTCCTCCTCTTCGCGGGGGC encodes:
- the metX gene encoding homoserine O-acetyltransferase MetX; translated protein: MKTDSGTIDVGAFDFECGEEIPNLRVAYESYGEFDGDNAVLVCHALTGSQNVAGYGSETTGQARAWWNDIVGPGKAVDTNDYFVVCANVPGSCYGTSGPPSGGPDGEPYGTDFPPVTVGDWTRSQRLLLDELGVGRLHAVVGGSVGGMNALDWAKRYPDDVRRVASVAAAPRLDPQCLALDAIARRAITTDPNWNGGDYYDTSGEGGEGDESRNPSDGAQGPTNGLALARQLGHVMYLSKSSMEQKFGRRAAGRDATRDAFPTDPAASFFPYRDVESYLDYQAEKFVERFDANSYLYLTRAMDDYDLSEGYEDDTRAVAAYEGEALLMSFTGDWHFTTEQSEALAESFRDAEVPVAHHVVESDHGHDAFLVEPEKVGPPLRDFLDSGVSGRAIHDTDEEEEVDDGQQFAPVHNSLFSG